A region of Moorena producens PAL-8-15-08-1 DNA encodes the following proteins:
- a CDS encoding Ycf66 family protein codes for MLAYLLALVIALGSLVFYLAAFFLPEVHRKYDFIWSGVGLFYALVLWICAGRITGGVLIGQIAGVSLVGWLGWQTLTLRRALIPIDQQTPIPSQAEFIAKIQEILPIESLKGLLPKVTGFIGNLLGKRQDSGRTPAVPADTTMASPTQETNPKTAQPSSAADEATTVASTTQEAVLETTDDTKTLDSAETTLPKTEEPQPVAVAKEDSPPAQPESSQEPEQKPEAIAPEAKAPEPKAPEPKAPEPKAPEPKAPEPKAPEPKAPEPKAPEPKAPEPKAPEAKAPPPPNPKVEEKSSATQKPPPAPTPKKPIPKQSDNPSKES; via the coding sequence ATGCTGGCATACCTCTTGGCGTTGGTTATTGCTCTTGGTAGCTTAGTCTTTTACCTAGCTGCCTTCTTTTTACCAGAGGTCCATCGTAAATATGACTTTATCTGGAGTGGAGTTGGATTATTCTACGCTCTAGTGTTATGGATTTGTGCTGGACGCATTACTGGCGGCGTCTTAATCGGTCAAATTGCGGGTGTATCGTTGGTAGGCTGGTTGGGTTGGCAAACCTTGACCTTGCGACGAGCCTTGATACCGATTGACCAACAAACCCCTATCCCAAGTCAAGCTGAATTTATCGCCAAGATTCAAGAAATACTGCCAATTGAGTCATTAAAAGGGCTACTACCTAAAGTAACTGGCTTTATTGGCAATCTTTTGGGCAAACGCCAAGACTCAGGCCGAACTCCTGCTGTACCGGCAGATACCACCATGGCGTCGCCCACCCAGGAAACTAATCCCAAAACTGCCCAACCAAGCTCTGCAGCCGATGAAGCAACTACGGTAGCATCGACTACCCAAGAAGCGGTTTTAGAAACAACAGATGACACTAAAACCTTAGATTCGGCTGAAACGACTCTCCCTAAGACAGAAGAGCCCCAACCAGTAGCAGTGGCTAAGGAAGACTCACCTCCCGCACAGCCAGAGTCAAGTCAGGAGCCAGAGCAGAAACCAGAAGCGATCGCACCAGAAGCAAAAGCCCCAGAACCAAAAGCACCAGAACCAAAAGCACCAGAACCAAAAGCACCAGAACCAAAAGCCCCAGAACCAAAAGCACCAGAACCAAAAGCACCAGAACCAAAAGCACCAGAACCAAAAGCACCAGAACCAAAAGCACCAGAAGCCAAAGCCCCACCACCTCCTAATCCCAAGGTGGAAGAAAAATCTAGCGCAACACAAAAGCCGCCACCAGCTCCAACTCCGAAAAAACCGATTCCTAAACAATCCGACAATCCTTCCAAGGAAAGTTGA